TGCCAACAGCCCAACAGATAATCACTCCATTCGCATAAAAACTAAGCAAGCGGTTTTCACTTAACCAACCCAAAGCCACAGCAAAACCTTGCGGCGATGTTGTACAGCTAAGCTCTTCGATTTCGTGTGAATTTGTCATATTCACATTTAATTGCCCATCATCTATACGGCTGCCCGACCGACATAACCATATGTGTATATCACCATCCATAGTAGAACCAGCAAATATACTTTTATTAAATCCATTTGTACTTAAGCTGCTCAGACATGACTTCAATGGCAAACTTTTGACTTCTTTGAAGATAACTAAATTACCAGTTGGCATACGTTTTGGTACGAATAGTTTTAGAAATTGTTGCATGTGATCACACCAGTCATCGTGTGGCGCCTTGCTGCTCGCGACCAAAATAGGTGCATTGTTTGTGTGTACTGATAACCATGCGGCAATGCCTTGGGAATTTTCCACTGCACCCATTGAAAGTTTTTGATATATCTGTATGTTAGATTGTTCAGCAAGTATGACTGCGCCAACATTATCGTTGGTGTCATTTAGTGGTGTAGGTCCCTTTAGTAGTTGCTCCTCAACAGCAGGACAAATTTTACGTAACCAATCGGCAAGCTTCCTTTCGTCCACTACACAATCCATGGATGTGGAGAATTCAGTCTGTGTACTCATGTGTGAGCTAAGTGCAGTTTCGACGGACTTATCGTCCCGTTTTGGCTCCGGGTCGGTGCTAACACATGCTTCGACTACTTTATTGTGTTTTTCCAATTGTTGCGTTGGCAAAAAATCAACAACTTCCGAAGAATAATCAGATAAGTCTTccattgaatatttttaaaaattgtttcttaaaTAATGTGCGAGTTTGTAAATAGAAACTAATAAAGAATGAGAGATTTGTTGTTTAGAAATTTGAATGTGTTGCCATGGAAACTAAACGTTGTTAAAAGAGGGATGAATGTAACAAAGTGATATATGGGACATAAAGggtaatctaatatataaaattcttgtgtcacggcgttagaggcttaactcctccgaaacggctgaaccgattctcatgaaattttgtgagcatattgggtaggtctgagaattggCCAACGTCtcccttttttttcgctacgtgcctagggtcttgagatcaaaacgtggacccgggtacccctagaatgtgtttgtacaatatggatatcaaatgaaagcagttgaggagtgctttagtgcagggtagttttcataccttttggtgactagggtctcgagatataggccaaaacgtggatcagggtaacactaggatgtgtttttacattatggatatcaaattaaagctgttgatgtgtgctttagtatagagtaagttttatgccgctgggtgactagggtctcgagatataggccaaaacgtggacccggatacacctagaatgtgtttttacattatggagatcgaattgaagctgttgatgtgtgctttagtacagaagaagttttacaccgctgggtgactaggttctcgataTATAGGtcgaaacatggacccggatacccctagaatgtgtgtgtattatggttatggtttattaattttttcttccaTCGCAACATAGTAACTAAAGTAACATCATTTAGattgaaatataagaaaaaaggtAAAGCATTCTGTAAAATATGATATATTAGTGTTGAATGCTATAACTATATAAATTATTGAATCTAATGTGTGGGGTTACATGTcacttaaaaagcaattaaaatgagtatgtatgtatatgtcgaaataacaaatatcaaatgaaagctgttgctgagagctttaaagtaattttcattgtgatattcgatttagtcgcatcaacctggaaaactgataaatatgcatgcgaagccgaaataaagacaagagctaaaaatacccacatacctatttacatacgtcctattcgatttgcctgaaatttggtatataaatttgcctatattagtatttacgatgctgttttccgggaagtagaccagagacggactgggactg
The Eurosta solidaginis isolate ZX-2024a chromosome 5, ASM4086904v1, whole genome shotgun sequence DNA segment above includes these coding regions:
- the LOC137252507 gene encoding uncharacterized protein → MEDLSDYSSEVVDFLPTQQLEKHNKVVEACVSTDPEPKRDDKSVETALSSHMSTQTEFSTSMDCVVDERKLADWLRKICPAVEEQLLKGPTPLNDTNDNVGAVILAEQSNIQIYQKLSMGAVENSQGIAAWLSVHTNNAPILVASSKAPHDDWCDHMQQFLKLFVPKRMPTGNLVIFKEVKSLPLKSCLSSLSTNGFNKSIFAGSTMDGDIHIWLCRSGSRIDDGQLNVNMTNSHEIEELSCTTSPQGFAVALGWLSENRLLSFYANGVIICWAVGKQLILENDFQLKPPPNCSNEITASVCLSSNTFAVGVKDGCIFLCTITSFSGIRKQLEFISLKKHLFMISTLLKTEINGNRTIISCDLSGQVYCHNIENTEEDNTDVTIQIPLPFKNAVAVSKKGNIIYCPGVDGSLECYNIRDGLHTIIQGALRGKGNFIACSDNGNWIITGLYQDDFQLFYVDN